The following are encoded together in the Diachasmimorpha longicaudata isolate KC_UGA_2023 chromosome 3, iyDiaLong2, whole genome shotgun sequence genome:
- the LOC135160254 gene encoding nucleosome-remodeling factor subunit NURF301 isoform X2, producing the protein MTGRGPKRRGRPPKSVVMERPKTFQYHLMKKPKYLQKGADTPSSQPSTPTASRPSSPVESEESRRSTRSTRKSVSTVTRGGKSRKGGHSSAYQKRSYNTNVDLRDSEYHYGSDFGDESSDKSEVDDDPLLQSEQESSESVGEPDPSSDSDFSLSSFSNGTPRKSLLSSARAPSPEPLWLQNRELPSLDIPKSSEDLLIGKEHVMPALSIYEVLRHFRSLVRLSSFRFEDFCAAITCEDQTNLLAEIHIMLMKALLREEDSQQTHFGPLDQKDSVNVSLYFVDPMTWAETLRSYVESDKNFEQSILQILTTTEYPFCGIENRLKVLQFLTDQFLITNPVREDLLHEGNMHYDDHCRVCHRLGDLLCCETCPAVFHLECVEPPLVDVPTEDWQCSICKAHKVSGVVDCVPDVEKNGLLCRQEHLGFDRHGRKYWFLARRLFVESEDGEIWYYSSPLQLEELMRCLDKDEFEVALYRELSDYKDEIIRQMMLTESITNQFKGNKKSYLEVENAQIMKIQKERLERKEDEEKNPEESEKKEEEKMEVPEDQESLQEEKKSDSPSEGGEEDDEEKGKKPSSMITRSKTGSLTPRTFSMDDLKKKNVNELEKIDKILKDDRSDNTRLTRQKAHQIATGTHLFKLGMDNNFKSYVNQYSTNTIALNKSQRNEERDKKRHLSHKFSLTQASEFKWVGSLTGARALLVSTIRQTILQLESNIQAPFMHPNWHLLRKPWTTAVGVCVNPRDFARALIVLQACIKSCVFANVWHDQLGHVKLQRVTAVEREEKKRLDKKEKKEKEDEEERNRLTFNFVKYPLGLKHQIWKQKGEEYRVHGQWGWLWISASRRFKSDVKLKSLGPQKIMVQIRDSGGIKILAVDPPTYDFLMQEYLGPKKEPIDEDIKPPIKEEVEAEIKEDDNATEESKDSKPDKKSLSFLAGMKIEKVFPPIDKFEEIDVMKALTTPGRLHYPKIAKKTRIDDFLARRTHLKILEERRLSQTEKLKDANQLKKEETEDDDDHDDSTAPGSSILGILSGESPNKSLHPSAREMLMAVSKRIRQVRSQYAAVVRFGKNNHCYSRYCNMTGQSPRTPITPQSLISTCYSPTCLQKARLRRDLVALLRKANALNNNQTVVENPATPAPKQSEESNDDAIRKDLESAVALATHCAEEVPATNVNVDESPKAKKVKLEIPDEPSQVDIEKIEEENKPEKTDDTKPNLGSTTTTVNKRGRTVQRCTMAKELSADGTERIYSTVNPEGKVYLKKVAISLADRRKKRVPVKYPLCSTFSTKNNKRSILLLPEHELRKLARVGGKVPVAGFHQIAKANMAVWPYPCPRPLFKTCWLYRTVGLKSLAAAALQLRILWGCLRWDDMVAKPASSDGKHQITTDTELLTLEILKHRHVGQFMDRTQYLRRKVVIPLELPKQIREVTSIRSGLRKRKRPESPQSTEPQVSEEWVDEDKIELWEIKQYGDRSRSGGPQTGSFANRGSLSGTSESLTNKATPDEIKEKMEQQLRIQRAAHQQKRVLETLKSPANATTQIVKVTTNSNQDGTVKLVSKVAIPATPTNSQKSQLTSLLTTPTQSKTIIGTRRIYMTKSADGTTRVVSGPTSILPKTTTTPSTPAPQSLIKGTPQTPQQPQRVQILRGPDGKLQVRGLMPGQQLVQMPDGKLHVLNTSQSPAVTAPHTPTPQVTKTVTAVLKPPTIKATQVKVAPSPQVTPTRLKATPLTVVSNSSGIVTTPKSTLMVANANQMPISGQVINTNQIIVNNTNLAQQLASGKAQLVSHNGQQLVIRTATTGQQLVQMLSSNSGIIQVKNTTPKVVTAVTNVNTPVTPSTPVPASTPVPVSTPAAVASVATAAVATPSVTETTATVEAPTVAPATTPAPVAAPATPAAPAQATPAASAPATPAAGSVEASLLAGHPPGTIIKCVTAQLIQTNQGPRIVLQGLQGTELSPAQTAMVQQQIKQQLMKAQATSGKQGVLGPMKIYLAMQPVSSAATTPQTPTKPAVPAQGVKTPVTTPVKPVVAKENIPETPKQIQQPDKPKVVVQPVSKSLDQDEQKGLHTLANGQQPSQTPKDPLGQNKFILTPDYIQQTIKNALKQENLNPEIEEKLLQLQRYQEKQMKVDSLPNSQAQTPTTPISRAPARKRPATINPVVPKEPPVVNDKDSTFQDPRKRIVIKQEPKEVKDVKESPTKVVKAEEETPKRSIKMKESQEARRQQQVHSRMQVLLFRHKELLKKDILKKRALLEKELQIDIQKDLSAELTSRTKAERHKQDEVKVGSKRKAIGQPPGQMSPTSKGNKAKKHRSSGSGGTPPGGPSAGRVKKQKLYCLCRTPYDETKFYVGCDLCNNWFHGECVGITEEMSKSLSEFVCTECRHARDTQELYCLCKQPYDESQFYICCDKCQDWFHGRCVGILQSEADNIDEYVCPNCQRNSSVNFANMKNLSAKDLDLLKKLIKHIQAHKSAWPFMEPVDPNEAPDYYKVIKEPMDLQTIELRINDRSYKKLSEFIGDMTKIFDNCRYYNPKESPFFKCAESLETYFVHKIKSLREKFSESK; encoded by the exons ATGACGGGGAGAGGACCAAAAAGGCGGGGGCGACCCCCCAAGTCAGTGGTGATGGAGCGTCCGAAGACGTTCCAGTACCACCTGATGAAGAAGCCAAAGTATCTTCAGAAGGGTGCTGATACCCCGAGCTCACAGCCAAGCACCCCAACAGCATCGAGACCCTCATCACCAGTGGAATCTGAGGAGAGCAGAAGAAGTACGAGATCGACGAGAAAATCAGTTTCAACAGTGACAAGAGGTGGTAAGTCTCGAAAAGGTGGACATTCAAGTGCGTACCAGAAACGTAGTTACAATACAAACGTGGATCTGAGAGACTCAGAGTATCACTATGGCTCTGATTTCGGTGATGAATCGAGTGACAAAAGTGAGGTTGACGACGATCCCCTCCTCCAGTCTGAGCAGGAGAGCTCTGAATCAGTGGGTGAGCCTGATCCCTCATCAGACAGTGACTTCTCCCTGTCGAGTTTCAGCAATGGAACCCCAAGAAAGAGTCTTCTGTCATCAGCAAGAGCTCCCAGTCCTGAACCCCTGTGGCTGCAGAACAGAGAGTTGCCTTCTCTTGATATTCCCAAGTCATCTGAGGACCTCCTCATAGGGAAAGAGCATGTCATGCCAGCTCTATCGATTTACGAAGTGCTGAGACACTTTCGGTCACTGGTGAGATTATCGTCATTCAGATTCGAGGATTTTTGTGCAGCTATAACTTGTGAAGATCAGACAAATCTTCTTGCTGAGATTCACATAATGCTGATGAAGGCATTACTGAGAGAGGAGGATTCCCAGCAGACTCACTTCGGCCCCTTGGATCAGAAGGACTCTGTCAACGTTAGTCTGTACTTCGTTGATCCCATGACCTGGGCTGAAACCCTCAGATCATACGTCGAGAGTGACAAAAACTTTGAACAATCCATTCTACAGATACTCACCACCACCGAGTATCCCTTCTGTGGAATTGAAAACAGATTGAAGGTGCTGCAGTTCCTCACCGATCAATTCTTGATCACAAATCCAGTCAGGGAGGATCTTCTCCACGAGGGAAATATGCACTACGATGATCACTGCAGGGTCTGTCACAGGTTAGGGGACCTTCTCTGCTGTGAGACATGTCCTGCTGTATTTCACCTGGAGTGCGTGGAGCCTCCACTAGTCGATGTGCCCACTGAGGACTGGCAGTGCAGCATTTGCAAAGCCCACAAGGTGTCTGGGGTTGTTGATTGTGTGCCTGATGTTGAGAAGAATGGACTACTCTGCAGACAGGAGCACTTGGGTTTCGACAGACATGGCAGAAAATACTGGTTCCTCGCGAGGAGGCTCTTCGTCGAAAGTGAGGATGGTGAGATTTGGTACTACAGCTCTCCCCTGCAGTTGGAGGAATTGATGAGGTGTCTCGACAAAGACGAGTTTGAAGTGGCCCTGTACAGGGAATTGTCGGACTACAAGGACGAGATCATCAGGCAGATGATGCTCACTGAGAGCATCACCAATCAATTCAAGGGAAACAAGAAGTCGTATCTGGAGGTGGAGAATGCACAGATTATGAAAATCCAGAAGGAGAGATTGGAGAGGAAAGAGGACGAGGAGAAAAATCCTGAAGAGAGTGAGAAGaaggaagaagaaaaaatggagGTACCTGAGGATCAGGAGTCGTTACAGGAGGAGAAGAAGTCAGATTCCCCGTCTGAAGGTGGGGAGGAAGACGACGaggagaaaggaaaaaaaccaTCGTCGATGATCACTAGATCTAAAACAGGATCACTCACACCGAGAACCTTCAGCATGGACGACTTAAAGAAGAAGAATGTCAATGAACTGGAGAAGATTGATAAAATTCTGAAGGACGACAGGTCTGACAACACCAGGTTAACCAGGCAGAAGGCCCATCAGATCGCCACTGGGACTCATCTCTTTAAACTGGGTATGGACAACAATTTTAAGTCCTACGTGAATCAGTATAGTACTAACACAATAGCTCTGAACAAATCTCAGAGGAATGAGGAACGTGATAAGAAGCGTCACTTGTCACACAAGTTCTCGTTGACACAGGCCTCGGAATTCAAGTGGGTGGGGAGTCTCACTGGTGCTAGGGCACTACTTGTCAGCACAATCAGGCAGACAATACTCCAGCTGGAGAGTAACATCCAGGCTCCCTTCATGCATCCAAACTGGCATTTGCTGAGAAAGCCCTGGACAACTGCTGTTGGCGTATGTGTTAATCCACGGGACTTCGCGAGAGCTCTCATTGTCCTTCAAGCCTGCATCAAATCCTGTGTCTTTGCCAATGTCTGGCACGATCAGCTGGGGCACGTCAAGCTACAGAGAGTGACTGCTGTGGAGCGTGAGGAGAAGAAACGACTAGATAAGAAGGAGAAGAAGGAGAAAGAAGACGAGGAGGAGAGGAACAGATTGACCTTCAATTTCGTCAAATATCCATTGGGCCTGAAACACCAGATTTGGAAGCAGAAGGGGGAGGAGTACAGGGTTCATGGCCAGTGGGGATGGTTATGGATATCTGCGAGTCGCAGGTTCAAATCGGATGTCAAACTAAAGAGCCTTGGTCCCCAGAAAATCATGGTCCAGATCAGGGACTCCGGGGGCATCAAGATCTTAGCTGTTGATCCCCCGACGTACGACTTTCTCATGCAGGAGTACTTGGGACCAAAGAAGGAACCAATAGATGAGGACATCAAGCCTCCCATCAAGGAGGAAGTTGAAGCTGAAATCAAGGAGGATGACAATGCCACGGAAGAATCCAAAGATAGCAAACCAGACAAGAAGAGCCTGTCATTCCTGGCTGGTATGAAGATTGAGAAGGTCTTCCCACCTATCGACAAGTTCGAGGAGATCGACGTCATGAAGGCCCTGACAACACCTGGGCGTCTTCACTACCCCaagatcgcgaagaaaacgagaaTCGATGACTTCCTAGCGAGAAGAACACATCTCAAGATTCTCGAGGAGCGAAGGCTGTCGCAGACTGAGAAGCTTAAGGATGCCAATCAGTTGAAGAAGGAGGAGACTGAAGACGACGATGATCACGATGACAGTACAGCCCCTGGAAGCTCGATTCTCGGGATTTTATCAGGGGAAAGTCCCAACAAATCCCTTCACCCATCAGCCAGGGAGATGCTGATGGCCGTCAGCAAGAGGATTCGCCAGGTGAGGAGTCAGTACGCAGCTGTTGTAAGATTTGGAAAGAACAATCACTGCTACTCTCGATACTGTAATATGACTGGTCAATCACCCAGGACACCCATCACCCCTCAGAGTCTCATCAGCACTTGCTACTCCCCCACTTGCCTCCAGAAAGCTAGACTCAGGAGAGACCTTGTTGCTCTCTTGAGGAAGGCCAATGCTTTGAATAACAATCAGACTGTCGTTGAGAACCCAGCGACTCCAGCACCGAAACAATCGGAGGAGAGCAACGATGATGCCATCAGGAAAGATCTGGAGTCAGCAGTAGCTCTGGCGACACATTGTGCTGAGGAGGTACCAGCCACCAACGTCAATGTTGATGAGTCCCCGAAGGCCAAAAAAGTAAAGCTTGAAATACCTGACGAGCCCAGCCAGGTCGATATCGAGAAGATCGAGGAGGAGAATAAGCCAGAGAAGACTGACGACACTAAGCCTAATCTTGGCTCTACGACGACAACTGTCAACAAGAGGGGCAGGACTGTCCAACGGTGCACCATGGCTAAGGAGCTCTCTGCTGATGGCACTGAGAGAATTTATTCCACTGTTAATCCAGAGGGCAAGGTCTACCTCAAGAAAGTGGCGATCTCATTAGCTGACAGAAGGAAGAAGAGAGTACCTGTCAAGTATCCATTATGCTCAACATTCAGTACTAAGAATAATAAGAGAAGCATCTTATTGTTACCCGAACATGAGCTCAGGAAACTTGCTCGGGTTGGGGGCAAGGTTCCTGTCGCTGGTTTCCATCAAATTGCTAAGGCCAACATGGCGGTCTGGCCCTATCCCTGCCCAAGGCCCCTGTTCAAGACATGTTGGCTGTACAGGACTGTAGGACTCAAGTCACTGGCAGCTGCTGCCCTGCAACTGAGGATTCTCTGGGGATGTCTTAGGTGGGATGACATGGTTGCTAAACCTGCCTCATCAGATGGAAAACATCAGATCACCACCGATACTGAACTCCTGACCCTCGAGATTCTCAAGCATCGACATGTCGGACAGTTTATGGATAGGACCCAGTATCTCAGGAGAAAGGTGGTGATCCCGTTGGAACTACCGAAGCAGATCAGGGAGGTCACCAGCATCAGGAGTGGGCTGAGGAAGAGGAAGAGACCGGAGAGCCCTCAGAGCACTGAACCTCAGGTCTCGGAGGAGTGGGTTGATGAGGACAAGATCGAGCTGTGGGAGATCAAACAATATGGTGACAG GAGCAGATCGGGTGGACCGCAGACTGGTTCATTCGCAAATAGGGGATCACTATCTGGTACCAGTGAATCATTAACAAATAAAGCAACCCCCGACGAGATCAAGGAGAAGATGGAACAGCAGTTGAGGATACAGAGAGCTGCCCACCAGCAAAAAAGGGTTTTGGAGACACTCAAAAGCCCTGCCAATGCCACTACACAAATTGTCAAAGTCACCACTAATTCTAATCAAG ATGGCACCGTGAAGCTGGTCTCCAAAGTGGCCATACCAGCGACCCCAACAAATTCTCAGAAATCTCAATTGACATCTCTCCTGACGACTCCAACTCAAAGTAAAACAATAATCGGCACACGTCGAATTTACATGACAAAATCAGCAGACGGTACAACCCGTGTGGTCTCAGGACCGACAAGTATCCTGCCAAAGACTACAACTACTCCCTCCACTCCGGCCCCCCAGTCATTGATAAAAGGTACCCCCCAAACGCCCCAACAGCCCCAACGAGTGCAAATTCTTCGAGGACCAGATGGTAAACTACAGGTGCGAGGTCTCATGCCAGGGCAGCAACTCGTCCAAATGCCCGATGGTAAACTCCACGTTTTGAACACCAGCCAATCGCCTGCGGTAACAGCTCCCCACACACCCACTCCCCAAGTCACAAAGACAGTGACAGCCGTACTAAAGCCACCAACGATAAAAGCAACTCAAGTCAAAGTTGCTCCATCACCACAAGTAACACCAACTCGCCTGAAAGCAACTCCACTGACAGTTGTCTCCAACAGTAGTGGTATTGTGACAACACCCAAGAGTACACTGATGGTGGCTAACGCCAATCAAATGCCGATATCAGGACAAGTCATCAATACAAATCAAATAATCGTCAACAATACAAATTTGGCGCAGCAATTGGCGAGTGGAAAAGCCCAATTGGTGTCGCACAATGGACAACAGTTGGTGATAAGGACAGCAACAACCGGTCAACAATTGGTCCAGATGTTATCATCGAATTCTGGAATTATTCAGGTTAAAAATACAACCCCCAAAGTAGTGACAGCTGTGACGAATGTTAATACTCCAGTGACTCCAAGTACACCAGTACCTGCCAGCACTCCAGTACCTGTGAGTACTCCAGCTGCTGTAGCATCAGTAGCAACAGCAGCAGTGGCAACACCATCAGTAACAGAGACAACGGCAACAGTAGAAGCGCCAACAGTTGCACCAGCAACTACACCAGCACCAGTAGCTGCTCCAGCGACTCCAGCTGCGCCAGCACAGGCGACTCCAGCTGCATCAGCTCCAGCAACACCAGCAGCAGGAAGTGTTGAAGCTTCTCTGCTAGCAGGTCACCCACCTGGGACGATCATAAAATGTGTGACAGCACAGTTGATACAAACAAATCAAGGCCCAAGAATTGTTCTTCAAGGGCTCCAGGGTACAGAGCTGAGTCCAGCCCAGACAGCAATGGTTCAGCAACAAATAAAGCAGCAACTGATGAAGGCACAGGCAACCTCGGGTAAACAGGGTGTTTTGGGGCCAATGAAAATTTACCTGGCAATGCAGCCAGTTTCTTCTGCTGCCACGACCCCCCAGACACCGACTAAGCCCGCAGTACCAGCACAGGGGGTGAAAACTCCCGTTACAACGCCTGTCAAACCAGTCGTAGCAAAGGAAAACATTCCAGAGACACCAAAACAGATTCAACAGCCGGATAAGCCGAAGGTAGTTGTTCAACCAGTCTCAAAATCACTGGATCAAGATGAGCAGAAGGGTCTTCACACCCTGGCCAATGGTCAACAACCATCGCAGACCCCAAAGGACCCCCTTGGTcagaataaattcatattGACACCAGACTACATTCAGCAGACGATAAAAAATGCATTAAAACAGGAGAATCTGAATCCTGAGATCGAGGAGAAACTCCTCCAGCTGCAAAGGTACCAGGAGAAGCAGATGAAAGTGGATTCATTGCCCAATAGTCAAGCACAGACACCAACAACGCCAATATCAAGAGCACCAGCGAGAAAACGTCCAGCGACGATCAATCCAGTAGTGCCGAAGGAGCCTCCTGTAGTCAACGATAAGGATTCCACTTTTCAAGATCCTCGGAAGAGAATAGTAATAAAACAGGAGCCCAAAGAGGTCAAGGATGTTAAGGAGAGTCCCACGAAAGTGGTGAAGGCTGAGGAGGAAACCCCCAAGAGATCCATCAAGATGAAGGAGAGCCAGGAGGCTAGGAGGCAGCAACAGGTCCACTCTAGAATGCAGGTACTGCTATTTAGGCACAAAGAGCTTTTGAAGAAGGACATATTGAAGAAGAGGGCTCTCCTGGAAAAGGAGTTGCAAATTGACATTCAGAAGGATCTATCTGCTGAGTTGACCAGCAGAACCAAGGCTGAGAGGCACAAGCAGGACGAGGTGAAGGTTGGGAGCAAGAGGAAGGCTATTGGACAGCCTCCAGGTCAGATGAGTCCCACTAGCAAAGGAAATAAAGCGAAGAAGCACAGGTCTTCAGGGAGTGGTGGAACACCACCTGGTGGTCCTTCTGCGGGGAGAGTAAAGAAACAGAAGCTGTATTGTCTCTGTAGAACTCCTTATGACGAGACCAAATTCTACGTTGGATGTGATCTCTGCAATAATTGGTTTCATGGAGAGTGCGTTGGCATAACTGAGGAGATGAGCAAGAGTTTGTCAGAGTTTGTATGCACTGAGTGCAGGCATGCCAGAGATACCCAGGAGCTTTACTGTCTCTGTAAACAGCCTTACGATGAATCTCAATTTTATATCTGCTGTGACAAATGTCAGGACTGGTTCCACGGCCGATGTGTTGGTATTCTTCAATCTGAAGCAGATAATATTGACGAGTACGTCTGTCCCAATTGTCAAAGAAATTCGTCCGTCAATTTTGCTAATATGAAGAATCTTAGTGCGAAGGATCTGGATTTATTAAAGAAACTCATCAAACATATCCAG GCCCACAAGAGTGCCTGGCCTTTTATGGAGCCCGTCGATCCCAATGAGGCCCCTGACTATTACAAAGTCATTAAAGAGCCAATGG ATCTCCAAACAATAGAGCTCCGAATAAACGACCGTTCCTACAAGAAGCTCAGTGAATTCATCGGGGATATGACTAAAATATTCGACAACTGTCGTTACTACAATCCTAAGGAGTCGCCATTCTTCAAGTGCGCTGAATCGTTAGAAACTTACTTTGTCCACAAGATTAAGAGTCTTAGGGAGAAGTTTTCCGAGAGCAAGTGA